A DNA window from Oscarella lobularis chromosome 8, ooOscLobu1.1, whole genome shotgun sequence contains the following coding sequences:
- the LOC136190645 gene encoding oxysterol-binding protein-related protein 9-like isoform X2, which produces MTSNQGLEGPLSKWTNVVQGWQYRWFVLDRDSGLLSYYTSKEKMMKGSRRGCLRLRGAIIGIDDEDDSTFTISCDHKTFHFQARDTQERDEWIASLEEAISHHAQPFERASAASPHSMDAVSPIDVERRLLEATGYHKLLVEQIAKLQARIGRMGAELGDRVQIFSETSQGMIDTMKECLDMMQYAKSNNEKRLHSGKVRNANEILTLEPDGEQKQDHGQVPAQQVSSEGVTESSSPRIIRSSSSTCREAEPVASYSSEEEDEFYDANESVGEEETVETNINESDSKTKARTASQECVEEDPSQSDDDDGDVGSDRTVISYLLSQVRIGMDLTRITLPTFILEKRSLLEMYADFFAHPDVFSSIPDLPSPKDRMISLVRWYLSAFHAGRKAAVAKKPYNPVLGEMFECFWKLGGDDSAGDDVEIVSSGPVPWCGNNSLSYIAEQVSHHPPVSAFYAENVQKKIQINAHIYTKSKFLGLAIGVHNIGQGIYIETCSANDQCAFLACIKLLDLDEDYVLTFPNGYGRSILTVPWMELGGKVSVLCKKTGYSAAIEFHCKPFYGGKKHRISGEITHTSSGKKPLVKLDGEWNSVIRAKYEGGESEVFVDTRIIPIWRKRVRATLVQADNESRKLWKDVTVNLKAKKIDPATSAKHKIEEKQRAEAKERKATGEEWKQRFFHLEDGVWIYNNPLEKRLSGGD; this is translated from the exons ATGACGTCGAATCAAGGCCTCGAAGGGCCTTTATCGAAGTGGACCAACGTCGTACAAGGCTGGCAGTACCGTTGGTTCGTTCTCGATCGCGATTCCGGCCTCCTGTCCTACTATACG TCCAAAGAGAAGATGATGAAAGGATCAAGACGAGGCTGCTTGAGACTTCGA GGAGCCATTatcggaatcgacgacgaagacgacagcaCGTTCACGATCAGTTGCGACCACAAGACGTTCCACTTCCAAG CGCGAGACACTCAGGAAAGAGACGAATGGATCGCTTCGCTCGAGGAGGCGATTTCTCATCACGCCCAGCCGTTCGAA aGAGCGAGTGCGGCGAGCCCTCATTCGATGGACGCTGTATcgccgatcgacgtcgagcgacgacttcTCGAAGCGACGGGCTATCACAAGCTTCTCGTTGAACAAATTGCGAAGCTGCAAGCGAGAATCGGTCGAATGGGCGCCGAGCTTGGAGAC CGTGTCCAAATATTCAGTGAAACGTCACAG GGTATGATCGATACAATGAAAGAGTGTTTGGATATGATGCAGTATGCGAAA TCCAACAATGAAAAGCGTCTTCATTCGGGTAAAGTACGAAACGCCAATGAAATCTTGACATTGGAACCAGATGGCGAACAAAAACAGGACCACGGCCAAGTGCCTGCTCAACAAGTGTCGTCAGAAG GTGTCACGGAGTCGTCATCGCCTCGGATcattcgctcgtcgtcgtcgacgtgccgaGAAGCGGAACCGGTCGCCTCGTACTcgagcgaagaggaagacgaattCTACGACGCAAACGAGAGCGTAGGAGAGGAGGAGACAGTCGAGACGAACATTAACGa AAGCGattcgaaaacgaaggctaGGACAGCGTCTCAAGAAT GTGTCGAAGAAGACCCGTCtcagagcgacgacgacgacggcgacgtcggtaGCGATCGGACCGTCATTTCGTATCTTCTATCGCAAGTGCGCATTGGGATGGATTTGACGCGAATCACGCTGCCGACGTTCATTCTCGAGAAACGATCTCTACTTGAAATGTACGCCGACTTTTTCGCCCACCCCGACGTATTTTCCAG TATTCCGGATCTTCCGTCACCAAAAGATCGAATGATTTCTCTCGTTCGATGGTACTTGTCTGCCTTTCACGCAGGACGAAAG GCGGCTGTTGCCAAGAAACCGTACAATCCCGTTCTCGGCGAGATGTTTGAGTGCTTCTGGAAATtgggcggcgacgacagtgccggcgacgacgtggagATCGTTTCGTCAGGACCGGTTCCTTGGTGTGGAAACAACTCATTGTCGTATATTGCTGAACAAGTGTCACATCATCCACCTG TTTCGGCTTTCTATGCGGAAAATGTCCAAAAGAAGATCCAAATCAATGCTCACATTTATACCAAGTCCAAGTTTCTTGGCTTAGCTATTGGTGTTCACAATATTGGCCAAGGTATTTACATTGAAACGTGCTCCGCGAACGATCAGTGTGCATTTTTAGCGTGTATAAAACTACTGGATCTTGATGAAGATTACGTGCTCACTTTTCCGAATGGCTACGGAAG ATCTATACTAACAGTTCCTTGGATGGAATTGGGAGGAAAGGTTTCCGTACTGTGTAAAAAGACGGGATACAGTGCAGCTATTGAATTTCACTGCAAG CCCTTTTATGGCGGCAAAAAGCACAGGATATCTGGCGAAATCAC TCACACATCATCTGGCAAAAAACCTCTAGTGAAGTTAGACGGCGAATGGAACAGCGTAATACGCGCCAAATATGAAGGCGGA GAGTCTGAAGTCTTCGTCGATACGAGAATTATCCCAATCTGGAGAAAGAGAGTGAGAGCAACGCTCGTGCAAGCCGACAACGAATCGAGGAA GCTCTGGAAGGACGTGACGGTTAATctgaaggcgaagaagattGATCCTGCTACGTCTGCAAAGCACAAA attgaagaaaaacaacgagcggaagcaaaggaaagaaaagcaacTGGGGAAGAATGGAAACAAAGG TTCTTTCACTTGGAGGACGGAGTGTGGATTTATAATAACCCTCTCGAAAAGCGTTTATCTGGGGGAGATTGA
- the LOC136190645 gene encoding oxysterol-binding protein-related protein 9-like isoform X1, translated as MTSNQGLEGPLSKWTNVVQGWQYRWFVLDRDSGLLSYYTSKEKMMKGSRRGCLRLRGAIIGIDDEDDSTFTISCDHKTFHFQARDTQERDEWIASLEEAISHHAQPFERASAASPHSMDAVSPIDVERRLLEATGYHKLLVEQIAKLQARIGRMGAELGDRVQIFSETSQGMIDTMKECLDMMQYAKSNNEKRLHSGKVRNANEILTLEPDGEQKQDHGQVPAQQVSSEVSGVTESSSPRIIRSSSSTCREAEPVASYSSEEEDEFYDANESVGEEETVETNINESDSKTKARTASQECVEEDPSQSDDDDGDVGSDRTVISYLLSQVRIGMDLTRITLPTFILEKRSLLEMYADFFAHPDVFSSIPDLPSPKDRMISLVRWYLSAFHAGRKAAVAKKPYNPVLGEMFECFWKLGGDDSAGDDVEIVSSGPVPWCGNNSLSYIAEQVSHHPPVSAFYAENVQKKIQINAHIYTKSKFLGLAIGVHNIGQGIYIETCSANDQCAFLACIKLLDLDEDYVLTFPNGYGRSILTVPWMELGGKVSVLCKKTGYSAAIEFHCKPFYGGKKHRISGEITHTSSGKKPLVKLDGEWNSVIRAKYEGGESEVFVDTRIIPIWRKRVRATLVQADNESRKLWKDVTVNLKAKKIDPATSAKHKIEEKQRAEAKERKATGEEWKQRFFHLEDGVWIYNNPLEKRLSGGD; from the exons ATGACGTCGAATCAAGGCCTCGAAGGGCCTTTATCGAAGTGGACCAACGTCGTACAAGGCTGGCAGTACCGTTGGTTCGTTCTCGATCGCGATTCCGGCCTCCTGTCCTACTATACG TCCAAAGAGAAGATGATGAAAGGATCAAGACGAGGCTGCTTGAGACTTCGA GGAGCCATTatcggaatcgacgacgaagacgacagcaCGTTCACGATCAGTTGCGACCACAAGACGTTCCACTTCCAAG CGCGAGACACTCAGGAAAGAGACGAATGGATCGCTTCGCTCGAGGAGGCGATTTCTCATCACGCCCAGCCGTTCGAA aGAGCGAGTGCGGCGAGCCCTCATTCGATGGACGCTGTATcgccgatcgacgtcgagcgacgacttcTCGAAGCGACGGGCTATCACAAGCTTCTCGTTGAACAAATTGCGAAGCTGCAAGCGAGAATCGGTCGAATGGGCGCCGAGCTTGGAGAC CGTGTCCAAATATTCAGTGAAACGTCACAG GGTATGATCGATACAATGAAAGAGTGTTTGGATATGATGCAGTATGCGAAA TCCAACAATGAAAAGCGTCTTCATTCGGGTAAAGTACGAAACGCCAATGAAATCTTGACATTGGAACCAGATGGCGAACAAAAACAGGACCACGGCCAAGTGCCTGCTCAACAAGTGTCGTCAGAAG TTTCAGGTGTCACGGAGTCGTCATCGCCTCGGATcattcgctcgtcgtcgtcgacgtgccgaGAAGCGGAACCGGTCGCCTCGTACTcgagcgaagaggaagacgaattCTACGACGCAAACGAGAGCGTAGGAGAGGAGGAGACAGTCGAGACGAACATTAACGa AAGCGattcgaaaacgaaggctaGGACAGCGTCTCAAGAAT GTGTCGAAGAAGACCCGTCtcagagcgacgacgacgacggcgacgtcggtaGCGATCGGACCGTCATTTCGTATCTTCTATCGCAAGTGCGCATTGGGATGGATTTGACGCGAATCACGCTGCCGACGTTCATTCTCGAGAAACGATCTCTACTTGAAATGTACGCCGACTTTTTCGCCCACCCCGACGTATTTTCCAG TATTCCGGATCTTCCGTCACCAAAAGATCGAATGATTTCTCTCGTTCGATGGTACTTGTCTGCCTTTCACGCAGGACGAAAG GCGGCTGTTGCCAAGAAACCGTACAATCCCGTTCTCGGCGAGATGTTTGAGTGCTTCTGGAAATtgggcggcgacgacagtgccggcgacgacgtggagATCGTTTCGTCAGGACCGGTTCCTTGGTGTGGAAACAACTCATTGTCGTATATTGCTGAACAAGTGTCACATCATCCACCTG TTTCGGCTTTCTATGCGGAAAATGTCCAAAAGAAGATCCAAATCAATGCTCACATTTATACCAAGTCCAAGTTTCTTGGCTTAGCTATTGGTGTTCACAATATTGGCCAAGGTATTTACATTGAAACGTGCTCCGCGAACGATCAGTGTGCATTTTTAGCGTGTATAAAACTACTGGATCTTGATGAAGATTACGTGCTCACTTTTCCGAATGGCTACGGAAG ATCTATACTAACAGTTCCTTGGATGGAATTGGGAGGAAAGGTTTCCGTACTGTGTAAAAAGACGGGATACAGTGCAGCTATTGAATTTCACTGCAAG CCCTTTTATGGCGGCAAAAAGCACAGGATATCTGGCGAAATCAC TCACACATCATCTGGCAAAAAACCTCTAGTGAAGTTAGACGGCGAATGGAACAGCGTAATACGCGCCAAATATGAAGGCGGA GAGTCTGAAGTCTTCGTCGATACGAGAATTATCCCAATCTGGAGAAAGAGAGTGAGAGCAACGCTCGTGCAAGCCGACAACGAATCGAGGAA GCTCTGGAAGGACGTGACGGTTAATctgaaggcgaagaagattGATCCTGCTACGTCTGCAAAGCACAAA attgaagaaaaacaacgagcggaagcaaaggaaagaaaagcaacTGGGGAAGAATGGAAACAAAGG TTCTTTCACTTGGAGGACGGAGTGTGGATTTATAATAACCCTCTCGAAAAGCGTTTATCTGGGGGAGATTGA
- the LOC136190645 gene encoding oxysterol-binding protein-related protein 9-like isoform X3, translated as MTSNQGLEGPLSKWTNVVQGWQYRWFVLDRDSGLLSYYTSKEKMMKGSRRGCLRLRGAIIGIDDEDDSTFTISCDHKTFHFQARDTQERDEWIASLEEAISHHAQPFERASAASPHSMDAVSPIDVERRLLEATGYHKLLVEQIAKLQARIGRMGAELGDRVQIFSETSQGMIDTMKECLDMMQYAKSNNEKRLHSGKVRNANEILTLEPDGEQKQDHGQVPAQQVSSEVSGVTESSSPRIIRSSSSTCREAEPVASYSSEEEDEFYDANESVGEEETVETNINESDSKTKARTASQECVEEDPSQSDDDDGDVGSDRTVISYLLSQVRIGMDLTRITLPTFILEKRSLLEMYADFFAHPDVFSSIPDLPSPKDRMISLVRWYLSAFHAGRKAAVAKKPYNPVLGEMFECFWKLGGDDSAGDDVEIVSSGPVPWCGNNSLSYIAEQVSHHPPVSAFYAENVQKKIQINAHIYTKSKFLGLAIGVHNIGQACIKLLDLDEDYVLTFPNGYGRSILTVPWMELGGKVSVLCKKTGYSAAIEFHCKPFYGGKKHRISGEITHTSSGKKPLVKLDGEWNSVIRAKYEGGESEVFVDTRIIPIWRKRVRATLVQADNESRKLWKDVTVNLKAKKIDPATSAKHKIEEKQRAEAKERKATGEEWKQRFFHLEDGVWIYNNPLEKRLSGGD; from the exons ATGACGTCGAATCAAGGCCTCGAAGGGCCTTTATCGAAGTGGACCAACGTCGTACAAGGCTGGCAGTACCGTTGGTTCGTTCTCGATCGCGATTCCGGCCTCCTGTCCTACTATACG TCCAAAGAGAAGATGATGAAAGGATCAAGACGAGGCTGCTTGAGACTTCGA GGAGCCATTatcggaatcgacgacgaagacgacagcaCGTTCACGATCAGTTGCGACCACAAGACGTTCCACTTCCAAG CGCGAGACACTCAGGAAAGAGACGAATGGATCGCTTCGCTCGAGGAGGCGATTTCTCATCACGCCCAGCCGTTCGAA aGAGCGAGTGCGGCGAGCCCTCATTCGATGGACGCTGTATcgccgatcgacgtcgagcgacgacttcTCGAAGCGACGGGCTATCACAAGCTTCTCGTTGAACAAATTGCGAAGCTGCAAGCGAGAATCGGTCGAATGGGCGCCGAGCTTGGAGAC CGTGTCCAAATATTCAGTGAAACGTCACAG GGTATGATCGATACAATGAAAGAGTGTTTGGATATGATGCAGTATGCGAAA TCCAACAATGAAAAGCGTCTTCATTCGGGTAAAGTACGAAACGCCAATGAAATCTTGACATTGGAACCAGATGGCGAACAAAAACAGGACCACGGCCAAGTGCCTGCTCAACAAGTGTCGTCAGAAG TTTCAGGTGTCACGGAGTCGTCATCGCCTCGGATcattcgctcgtcgtcgtcgacgtgccgaGAAGCGGAACCGGTCGCCTCGTACTcgagcgaagaggaagacgaattCTACGACGCAAACGAGAGCGTAGGAGAGGAGGAGACAGTCGAGACGAACATTAACGa AAGCGattcgaaaacgaaggctaGGACAGCGTCTCAAGAAT GTGTCGAAGAAGACCCGTCtcagagcgacgacgacgacggcgacgtcggtaGCGATCGGACCGTCATTTCGTATCTTCTATCGCAAGTGCGCATTGGGATGGATTTGACGCGAATCACGCTGCCGACGTTCATTCTCGAGAAACGATCTCTACTTGAAATGTACGCCGACTTTTTCGCCCACCCCGACGTATTTTCCAG TATTCCGGATCTTCCGTCACCAAAAGATCGAATGATTTCTCTCGTTCGATGGTACTTGTCTGCCTTTCACGCAGGACGAAAG GCGGCTGTTGCCAAGAAACCGTACAATCCCGTTCTCGGCGAGATGTTTGAGTGCTTCTGGAAATtgggcggcgacgacagtgccggcgacgacgtggagATCGTTTCGTCAGGACCGGTTCCTTGGTGTGGAAACAACTCATTGTCGTATATTGCTGAACAAGTGTCACATCATCCACCTG TTTCGGCTTTCTATGCGGAAAATGTCCAAAAGAAGATCCAAATCAATGCTCACATTTATACCAAGTCCAAGTTTCTTGGCTTAGCTATTGGTGTTCACAATATTGGCCAAG CGTGTATAAAACTACTGGATCTTGATGAAGATTACGTGCTCACTTTTCCGAATGGCTACGGAAG ATCTATACTAACAGTTCCTTGGATGGAATTGGGAGGAAAGGTTTCCGTACTGTGTAAAAAGACGGGATACAGTGCAGCTATTGAATTTCACTGCAAG CCCTTTTATGGCGGCAAAAAGCACAGGATATCTGGCGAAATCAC TCACACATCATCTGGCAAAAAACCTCTAGTGAAGTTAGACGGCGAATGGAACAGCGTAATACGCGCCAAATATGAAGGCGGA GAGTCTGAAGTCTTCGTCGATACGAGAATTATCCCAATCTGGAGAAAGAGAGTGAGAGCAACGCTCGTGCAAGCCGACAACGAATCGAGGAA GCTCTGGAAGGACGTGACGGTTAATctgaaggcgaagaagattGATCCTGCTACGTCTGCAAAGCACAAA attgaagaaaaacaacgagcggaagcaaaggaaagaaaagcaacTGGGGAAGAATGGAAACAAAGG TTCTTTCACTTGGAGGACGGAGTGTGGATTTATAATAACCCTCTCGAAAAGCGTTTATCTGGGGGAGATTGA